In one Achromobacter spanius genomic region, the following are encoded:
- a CDS encoding DUF1799 domain-containing protein, which yields MRCGEHRTHGRGLRRIGARRRRRVYRRAEQSPPGKLKALGAALYERPPDPRELAAFGLTPDDVAGDPVEIWPENETAFLLFFSLRSQWLVGMAGATGLNYVALFHKMDRMGLSPEQYEELEDQVRVLEFAALDERNRK from the coding sequence ATTCGATGCGGGGAACATCGAACGCATGGTCGAGGGCTACGTCGGATCGGCGCGCGCCGTCGTCGGCGCGTATATCGACGAGCTGAGCAAAGCCCGCCTGGGAAACTGAAGGCGCTGGGCGCCGCACTTTATGAGAGGCCGCCTGATCCGCGCGAGCTCGCGGCATTCGGCCTCACCCCGGATGACGTTGCCGGCGATCCGGTCGAAATCTGGCCGGAGAACGAAACCGCGTTTCTGTTGTTCTTTTCGCTGCGTTCGCAATGGTTAGTCGGAATGGCGGGTGCGACTGGGTTGAACTACGTCGCGCTGTTCCACAAGATGGACCGCATGGGCCTGTCTCCCGAGCAATACGAAGAACTGGAAGACCAGGTGCGCGTCCTTGAGTTTGCCGCATTGGATGAGAGAAACCGGAAGTAG
- a CDS encoding phage tail assembly chaperone, with the protein MAKLKFTLNPAPTFKRKVGLPVPGNGFVDVEFTFKHRTKEEFKEFLEKLEGREDVEILLDVACGWELDDAFDAGNIERMVEGYVGSARAVVGAYIDELSKARLGN; encoded by the coding sequence ATGGCGAAACTCAAATTCACCCTCAACCCGGCTCCGACGTTCAAGCGCAAGGTGGGTCTGCCTGTGCCCGGCAATGGCTTCGTGGACGTGGAATTTACGTTCAAGCATCGCACCAAGGAGGAATTCAAGGAGTTCCTTGAAAAGCTGGAAGGCCGCGAAGACGTGGAAATCCTGCTCGACGTGGCGTGCGGCTGGGAACTGGATGACGCATTCGATGCGGGGAACATCGAACGCATGGTCGAGGGCTACGTCGGATCGGCGCGCGCCGTCGTCGGCGCGTATATCGACGAGCTGAGCAAAGCCCGCCTGGGAAACTGA
- a CDS encoding phage tail protein, with amino-acid sequence MSVSLPNGVIIALATAYGASKNITALTNANPAVATSAAHGIANGALVEVKSGWQKINERIVRVADAAAGAFSLDGMNTSSLVQFPAGTGAGSVREITAFTQITQILETSTSGGEMQFATYSFLENDFEAQIPTQASAQSLDLTIADDPTLAGYKALQAAAETREVRALRITFPNGSMILYNGYVSFNETPTMTKGEVMGVRATFSLLSRPVRYAAA; translated from the coding sequence ATGTCAGTATCCCTCCCGAATGGCGTGATCATCGCGCTGGCGACCGCATATGGCGCGTCGAAGAACATCACCGCTCTTACCAACGCTAATCCGGCCGTTGCGACAAGCGCGGCTCACGGCATCGCCAACGGCGCGCTCGTCGAAGTGAAGTCCGGCTGGCAGAAGATCAATGAGCGCATCGTGCGTGTCGCCGATGCCGCCGCCGGAGCATTCTCGCTGGATGGCATGAATACATCATCTCTGGTGCAGTTCCCCGCTGGCACCGGCGCCGGCTCGGTGCGTGAAATCACGGCGTTCACCCAGATCACGCAGATCCTGGAAACCAGCACGTCCGGCGGCGAAATGCAGTTCGCTACGTACAGCTTTCTGGAAAACGATTTCGAAGCGCAGATCCCGACGCAGGCCAGCGCGCAGTCGCTGGATCTGACCATTGCCGACGATCCGACGCTGGCCGGCTACAAGGCGCTGCAAGCCGCTGCGGAAACCCGTGAAGTGCGCGCTCTGCGCATCACGTTCCCGAACGGTTCGATGATTCTCTACAACGGCTATGTGTCGTTCAACGAGACGCCGACCATGACCAAGGGCGAAGTGATGGGCGTGCGGGCCACGTTCTCGCTGCTGTCGCGCCCCGTGCGCTACGCCGCCGCATAA
- a CDS encoding DUF3168 domain-containing protein, whose product MLEPMIVAALSPLVEGRVFPDTAAGDTPMPFMTYQQVGGRDVVFVDGETADKQGARVQINVWAKTRLNASGLIAATRAILCGAPTFARPEGGPVSVTDPITGFRGATQDFMIWHDTL is encoded by the coding sequence ATGCTTGAGCCGATGATCGTTGCGGCCCTTTCCCCTCTAGTGGAGGGCCGAGTATTTCCCGATACCGCAGCCGGCGACACGCCGATGCCGTTCATGACGTACCAACAGGTCGGGGGGCGCGATGTCGTGTTTGTCGACGGGGAAACGGCGGACAAGCAGGGCGCTCGCGTCCAAATCAATGTCTGGGCGAAGACCCGCCTGAATGCATCCGGACTGATTGCGGCTACCAGGGCGATCCTGTGCGGGGCGCCGACGTTTGCTCGGCCCGAGGGTGGACCGGTGTCCGTCACGGACCCAATCACCGGCTTCAGGGGCGCCACGCAGGATTTCATGATCTGGCACGACACCCTATGA
- a CDS encoding HK97 gp10 family phage protein, which yields MSLRKQHTSRSVSFSFEGDIAGQIAAFVERVREEAVRPAAHAMAVVLYDEMRARVPFHMGKLQGAIYRWFDEAESDADRKTYQVGVNKSKAPHWWLVEHGHWRRHAVLRLPDGSYVTLKDKPLKTPIFEPAQPYLRVSVDAKISAAVEAGRMRMAEKIGEIMNA from the coding sequence ATGAGCCTGCGAAAACAGCACACTAGTCGATCTGTATCTTTCTCATTCGAGGGGGATATAGCCGGCCAAATTGCGGCGTTTGTGGAGAGAGTGCGTGAGGAAGCTGTCCGGCCCGCGGCGCATGCCATGGCGGTGGTTCTCTACGACGAAATGCGAGCGCGAGTTCCTTTTCATATGGGCAAGCTTCAGGGAGCCATTTACCGCTGGTTCGACGAGGCAGAGTCCGACGCTGACCGCAAGACATATCAGGTCGGTGTGAATAAAAGCAAGGCTCCGCACTGGTGGCTGGTAGAGCATGGCCACTGGCGCCGCCACGCCGTGCTGAGGCTCCCGGACGGATCGTACGTCACCCTCAAAGATAAGCCATTGAAGACGCCGATATTCGAGCCAGCTCAGCCGTATCTACGAGTATCGGTGGACGCAAAAATTTCTGCCGCCGTCGAGGCCGGCCGGATGCGAATGGCCGAGAAGATCGGGGAGATTATGAATGCTTGA
- a CDS encoding phage head closure protein produces the protein MRAGSLNSRIELLINAGERDAANELTNKWVRYGPPNWASIRHTSGIQAIKAGAERQIVKASIRLRFRRDVVAGMRVHHREDFYEIEAVLTDEVKRDHVDLVCRLLSPMEVAA, from the coding sequence ATGAGAGCCGGATCGCTGAATAGCCGCATCGAGCTCCTGATAAATGCGGGGGAACGTGACGCGGCAAACGAGTTAACGAACAAGTGGGTGCGCTATGGCCCGCCGAACTGGGCGTCGATACGGCACACGTCGGGAATTCAGGCAATCAAGGCTGGTGCGGAGCGCCAAATTGTCAAAGCGAGCATCAGGCTCAGATTTCGGCGGGATGTTGTCGCGGGAATGCGTGTTCACCATCGTGAGGACTTCTACGAAATCGAGGCGGTCTTAACGGATGAAGTGAAGCGGGATCATGTCGATCTCGTTTGTAGACTCCTATCTCCGATGGAGGTTGCCGCATGA
- a CDS encoding head-tail connector protein, with product MLRLITPAVSEPISVDRVKRLLRIDHDALDEDIPGLISAARELIERRTGLALATASYEWTPVGGRTAPLPIWPADLDGEPGAYPVVFTSRPGPAPEPLKLAIVMLVGDMLNNPEAAGEKMLHDNPGFARLVFPYGRVLP from the coding sequence ATGCTGCGCCTGATCACTCCTGCGGTCAGCGAGCCTATCAGCGTGGACCGGGTGAAGCGGCTTCTACGTATTGATCACGATGCTCTAGATGAGGATATTCCGGGGCTGATATCGGCGGCTCGCGAATTGATCGAGAGAAGAACGGGTCTTGCGCTCGCCACGGCGTCTTACGAATGGACCCCTGTCGGCGGCCGGACGGCCCCGCTGCCCATCTGGCCGGCCGATCTGGACGGGGAGCCAGGAGCGTATCCAGTGGTATTCACGTCCAGGCCGGGGCCCGCTCCGGAGCCGCTGAAATTGGCGATTGTGATGTTGGTAGGCGACATGCTGAACAACCCGGAGGCAGCGGGTGAAAAGATGCTTCACGATAATCCTGGATTTGCGCGACTAGTCTTCCCCTATGGCCGGGTGTTGCCATGA
- a CDS encoding phage major capsid protein: MAFNLQAERERRNALAKETRALLDNNPGANWNADHQKKYDDNTAEIERIDASIERHQKMMDLTAESGLHDAGVREHETRPGAKGNRSADVALFDKWCRGGDNALTAEDWTQVRNAMSGNPAANPEQGGYTVPTTVASSIIDTLKSFGGMRAVADVFSTGGGEPMQYPTSDGTNEEGEIVEENQSASDEDVSFGTKGLAVYKFSSKVVTVPWELLQDSSSNIEGFITKRLNTRLGRVTNRHYTVGPGTAGPIGVVTAAAVGKIGAVSAIPLITYDDLVDIEHSVDPAYRLGAKWMFHDDMLKMVRKIKDDQGRPIFVPGYEQGNPGGAPDRLLNRDIQINQHMPVPAAAAKSIAFGDFSLYKIRDVMAITLFRFNDSAYVKKGQVGFLAWMRSGGNLIDVGGAVKLFQHGAAA, encoded by the coding sequence ATGGCTTTCAATCTTCAAGCCGAGCGGGAGCGCCGCAACGCGCTGGCCAAGGAAACCCGCGCCCTGCTGGACAACAACCCCGGCGCCAACTGGAACGCCGACCACCAGAAGAAGTACGACGACAACACGGCGGAAATCGAACGCATTGACGCCTCGATCGAGCGCCATCAAAAGATGATGGACTTGACGGCTGAAAGCGGTCTGCACGACGCGGGCGTGCGTGAGCATGAAACCCGCCCTGGCGCCAAGGGCAACCGCAGTGCCGACGTGGCACTGTTCGATAAATGGTGCCGTGGTGGCGACAACGCGCTCACCGCCGAGGACTGGACCCAGGTCCGCAACGCCATGAGCGGCAACCCGGCAGCAAATCCGGAGCAGGGTGGCTATACGGTGCCCACCACCGTCGCCAGTTCCATTATCGATACGCTGAAATCGTTTGGCGGCATGCGCGCCGTTGCGGACGTCTTCTCGACCGGCGGCGGCGAACCCATGCAGTACCCGACCAGCGACGGCACGAACGAAGAGGGCGAAATCGTCGAGGAGAACCAGTCTGCAAGCGACGAGGACGTGAGCTTTGGCACGAAGGGCTTGGCGGTTTACAAGTTCAGCTCGAAGGTTGTGACCGTGCCCTGGGAACTGTTGCAGGACAGTTCCTCCAACATCGAGGGCTTCATCACCAAACGTCTGAACACCCGGCTCGGCCGCGTCACGAATCGCCACTACACCGTTGGTCCCGGCACGGCCGGCCCGATAGGTGTTGTCACCGCCGCTGCGGTCGGCAAGATCGGCGCCGTCTCGGCAATCCCGCTGATCACCTACGACGACCTTGTGGACATCGAGCACAGCGTTGACCCTGCGTACCGTCTGGGTGCCAAGTGGATGTTCCATGACGACATGCTGAAGATGGTTCGCAAGATCAAGGATGATCAAGGCCGCCCGATCTTCGTGCCGGGCTACGAGCAGGGGAACCCCGGCGGTGCGCCGGATCGCTTGCTGAATCGTGACATCCAGATCAACCAGCACATGCCGGTGCCGGCAGCTGCCGCCAAGTCCATCGCCTTTGGCGACTTCAGCCTGTACAAGATCCGCGACGTGATGGCGATCACGCTGTTCCGCTTCAACGACTCGGCCTACGTCAAGAAGGGCCAGGTCGGGTTCCTGGCCTGGATGCGCTCGGGCGGCAATCTGATCGATGTGGGCGGCGCAGTGAAGCTGTTCCAGCACGGCGCCGCCGCTTAA
- a CDS encoding head maturation protease, ClpP-related, which translates to MKIPKLLQLARDNASGSKPLRAEASNGEHTIYLHGVIGGWWGEIDATEFAKALSGITADTIHLRINSPGGDVFDARAMMTAIRQHSAKVIAHVDGLAASAATDICMACDEVEISQGAFFMIHNAWTVAIGNKADMRETADLLEKVDGAITADYVARSGQSADQVKTWMDAETWFSADEALEHGFVDRVVDAAAKKPATSNAWNLAAYQNAPKALTEPKSPGVDDAQVKALRNDLERRFSLIEATPA; encoded by the coding sequence ATGAAAATTCCGAAACTGCTTCAGCTGGCGCGTGATAACGCCTCTGGGTCCAAGCCGCTGCGCGCTGAGGCGAGCAACGGCGAGCATACGATCTACCTGCATGGGGTGATCGGCGGCTGGTGGGGCGAAATCGACGCGACCGAATTCGCCAAGGCCCTCTCCGGCATCACGGCCGACACGATCCACCTGCGCATTAACTCGCCAGGGGGCGACGTGTTCGACGCCCGCGCGATGATGACGGCCATCCGCCAGCATTCGGCGAAAGTGATTGCGCACGTGGACGGCCTGGCCGCTTCTGCGGCGACGGACATTTGCATGGCCTGCGACGAGGTAGAGATCTCGCAGGGGGCGTTTTTCATGATCCACAACGCCTGGACAGTCGCTATCGGCAACAAGGCCGACATGCGGGAAACGGCCGATTTGCTGGAAAAGGTGGACGGCGCGATCACCGCTGACTACGTGGCTCGCTCTGGGCAGTCTGCGGATCAGGTCAAGACCTGGATGGATGCGGAGACGTGGTTCAGCGCAGATGAGGCGCTGGAACATGGCTTTGTCGATCGCGTTGTTGACGCTGCTGCTAAGAAGCCGGCCACCTCCAACGCATGGAATCTGGCGGCCTACCAGAATGCGCCTAAAGCGCTGACCGAGCCGAAATCTCCCGGCGTCGACGACGCCCAGGTCAAAGCCCTACGAAATGATCTTGAACGGCGGTTTTCGCTGATCGAGGCCACCCCTGCGTAA
- a CDS encoding phage portal protein: MGLLSRFFGSDGQATQPDSRQEPAIGNIAEGGTVSSSDIRVFEIFGDQRTAAGAVVNEQTAMRVSAVYACVSLIAGSIAQLPLPIFERVDGARQQVDHPYWWTLNEQFSPTWVASAAWEFLITQMLLRGDGIAYIVRNRAGAMTNLIPWPRSRVEIREQERESPREVRRLQYTFYDDKGFFTVDQDDVIHIPGFGFNGISSMSVIQWGARNGIGIAIQGDEHAGKFFSEGGKPEVAIKAPAAMSYDMQEDFRAAWVAKYGGVQGNRRIPLILTEGLDIKELTMSAVDQQLLESRQWQVIDMARAFGVPPHMIGEMTKSSSWGSGIEQMGIGFVKYTLAPHLKRIKGELNRKLFRTARYFTEHNTDGLMAGDSKAQAEYFSKALGGPGTQGWMSVDEVRRVKNLQPLGGEFERPIRAGAAADAAAEDHNDQDRETQNENSETASAGA, translated from the coding sequence ATGGGACTACTTTCCAGATTTTTCGGCTCGGACGGCCAGGCGACACAGCCAGACAGCCGACAAGAGCCAGCAATTGGCAACATCGCCGAGGGCGGGACGGTCTCCTCCTCCGATATCCGTGTGTTCGAGATCTTCGGCGATCAACGAACCGCAGCCGGTGCGGTGGTCAATGAGCAGACCGCTATGCGGGTGTCGGCGGTCTACGCCTGCGTTTCTCTGATCGCGGGGTCCATCGCCCAGTTGCCGCTCCCTATCTTTGAGCGCGTGGACGGGGCACGCCAGCAGGTGGACCACCCGTATTGGTGGACGCTGAACGAACAGTTCTCCCCCACCTGGGTAGCTTCTGCGGCGTGGGAGTTCCTGATCACGCAGATGTTGTTGCGGGGCGATGGAATTGCGTACATCGTTCGCAACCGTGCCGGCGCAATGACGAACCTGATCCCCTGGCCCCGCTCCCGTGTGGAAATCCGCGAGCAGGAGCGAGAAAGCCCGCGCGAAGTCCGGCGGCTGCAGTACACGTTCTACGACGACAAGGGATTCTTCACGGTCGATCAGGACGACGTGATCCACATCCCTGGCTTCGGATTCAACGGCATCAGCTCGATGTCGGTGATTCAGTGGGGGGCGCGCAACGGCATTGGCATCGCCATCCAGGGCGACGAACATGCCGGGAAGTTCTTCAGCGAAGGTGGCAAGCCTGAGGTCGCGATCAAGGCGCCGGCGGCCATGTCTTACGACATGCAAGAGGACTTCCGCGCCGCCTGGGTTGCCAAGTATGGCGGCGTCCAGGGCAACCGGCGCATACCGCTGATTCTGACCGAAGGGTTGGATATCAAGGAACTGACGATGTCGGCGGTGGACCAGCAATTGCTGGAGTCTCGGCAATGGCAGGTGATCGACATGGCGCGAGCCTTCGGCGTCCCGCCACACATGATCGGCGAAATGACCAAGTCCAGCAGTTGGGGCAGTGGCATTGAGCAGATGGGCATCGGCTTCGTGAAGTACACGCTGGCTCCGCATCTGAAGCGGATCAAGGGCGAGCTGAACCGCAAGCTGTTTCGCACCGCTCGGTATTTCACCGAGCACAACACGGACGGGCTCATGGCAGGGGATTCAAAGGCCCAGGCGGAATATTTCTCCAAGGCGCTGGGCGGACCTGGTACGCAAGGCTGGATGAGCGTCGACGAAGTCCGCCGTGTGAAGAACCTCCAGCCACTGGGCGGAGAGTTCGAGCGCCCCATACGGGCTGGTGCGGCTGCGGATGCAGCGGCCGAAGACCACAACGATCAAGACAGGGAAACCCAGAATGAAAATTCCGAAACTGCTTCAGCTGGCGCGTGA
- a CDS encoding terminase large subunit, with translation MPKWTTSCPDWAERLRAGKSIIPPPIFPDEAEAGLAVMRDLRIVDAPGSPHMADACGQWVFDLAATIFGAYDSQSGRRLIKEWFVMLPKKNFKSGLAASIMLTCLIRNWRRSAEFTILAPTKEVADNSFGPAKDMVNFLEEDEDGEEYSELADLIHVQEHVKTLTHREKNAKLKVIAADASTTAGKKSVGILVEELWLFGKEANAKDMLREASGGLASRPEGFVIYITTQSDDPPAGVFKEKLDYARKVRDGEIHDPQFMPILFEHPPEMVKTEECLLLENLPMVNPNMGYSVDEEFLAREYRKAADEGKESLKGFLAKYGNVEIGLNLRSDRWAGADHWLARGNRVLTLPALLERSEVVTVGIDGGGLDDLLGFGLIGRERGTGNWLHWGRAWAHPSVLERRKDIAPRLQDFEKAGNLVIVNQIGEDTAELAAIVRQVFEAGLLPEKNAIGADQNGVTFNDALLEAEIPEDLIVGVSQGWRLGGIIKTVERKLAEGTFLHGDQPLMAWSVGNARIEVRANGIVITKQASGTAKIDPLMALFDAAQLMSLNPSAGVKKIQQGFVVM, from the coding sequence ATGCCGAAATGGACCACGTCTTGCCCTGACTGGGCGGAACGGCTGCGCGCCGGCAAGTCGATCATCCCGCCGCCCATCTTCCCCGATGAGGCCGAAGCCGGGCTTGCTGTGATGCGCGATTTACGGATCGTGGACGCGCCTGGCAGTCCGCACATGGCGGATGCGTGCGGTCAATGGGTGTTTGACCTGGCCGCAACCATTTTTGGAGCCTATGACTCGCAGAGCGGGCGCAGGCTCATCAAAGAATGGTTCGTGATGTTGCCGAAGAAGAACTTCAAGTCTGGCCTGGCGGCGTCGATCATGCTGACTTGCCTGATCCGGAACTGGCGGCGGTCGGCCGAGTTCACGATTCTCGCTCCGACAAAGGAAGTGGCGGACAACAGTTTCGGCCCAGCCAAGGACATGGTGAACTTCCTGGAGGAGGATGAGGACGGCGAGGAGTACAGCGAGCTCGCGGATCTGATCCATGTGCAAGAGCACGTGAAGACCCTCACGCACCGCGAGAAGAACGCCAAGCTCAAGGTGATCGCAGCTGACGCGAGTACGACTGCGGGGAAAAAGTCCGTTGGGATTTTGGTCGAAGAGTTGTGGCTCTTTGGCAAAGAGGCAAACGCCAAAGACATGCTCCGCGAGGCGTCCGGCGGCCTGGCGTCCCGGCCTGAGGGGTTTGTGATCTACATCACAACCCAGAGTGACGATCCACCGGCGGGGGTGTTCAAGGAAAAGCTCGACTACGCGCGCAAGGTACGAGACGGGGAGATCCACGATCCGCAATTCATGCCGATCCTCTTCGAGCATCCGCCAGAAATGGTGAAGACCGAAGAATGCTTGCTCTTGGAGAACCTACCGATGGTCAACCCCAATATGGGGTATTCGGTGGACGAAGAATTCCTGGCGCGAGAGTACCGAAAGGCGGCTGACGAAGGGAAAGAGTCACTTAAGGGCTTCCTGGCGAAGTACGGAAACGTCGAGATCGGCCTCAATCTGCGTTCGGACCGGTGGGCGGGCGCGGACCATTGGTTGGCGCGCGGCAATAGAGTTTTGACGCTTCCCGCGCTGCTCGAACGTTCCGAGGTGGTGACCGTCGGCATTGACGGGGGCGGGCTGGACGACTTGCTCGGCTTCGGGCTCATTGGTCGAGAGCGTGGAACGGGGAACTGGCTGCACTGGGGGCGCGCTTGGGCGCATCCATCCGTCCTTGAGCGGCGCAAGGACATCGCCCCGCGGCTGCAAGACTTCGAGAAGGCCGGCAACCTGGTCATCGTGAACCAGATCGGCGAAGACACAGCCGAACTGGCCGCCATTGTGCGCCAGGTGTTCGAGGCGGGCCTGCTGCCTGAGAAAAACGCCATCGGCGCCGATCAGAACGGCGTGACTTTCAACGACGCGCTGCTGGAAGCGGAGATCCCCGAAGACTTGATCGTGGGGGTGTCGCAGGGCTGGCGCCTGGGCGGGATCATCAAGACGGTAGAGCGCAAGCTGGCCGAAGGGACGTTTCTGCACGGCGATCAGCCCCTGATGGCCTGGAGTGTGGGCAATGCCCGTATCGAAGTGCGAGCAAATGGAATAGTGATCACGAAGCAGGCCAGCGGCACGGCGAAGATTGACCCGCTCATGGCCCTCTTCGACGCGGCGCAACTGATGTCGCTTAACCCATCGGCCGGGGTCAAGAAAATTCAACAGGGATTCGTGGTGATGTGA
- a CDS encoding HNH endonuclease, whose translation MKLKTLKPRLATVGARLAPAPTPSAKRMTGRKLQARRLRIWSANPHCAHCGALTLYPHGFELDHKVSLFDGGEDTDANTQVLCVSRDAYGRKVGCHDAKTRQDMGYRGRT comes from the coding sequence ATGAAGCTCAAGACACTTAAGCCACGACTCGCGACAGTGGGGGCCAGGCTTGCCCCCGCGCCCACGCCTAGCGCCAAGCGCATGACGGGCCGTAAGCTGCAAGCTCGTCGGCTGCGCATTTGGTCCGCTAATCCGCACTGCGCGCATTGTGGAGCGTTGACCCTGTACCCGCACGGCTTCGAGTTGGACCACAAGGTAAGCCTGTTCGATGGCGGCGAGGACACCGACGCAAACACGCAGGTGCTGTGCGTCTCCCGCGATGCGTACGGGCGCAAGGTCGGATGCCATGACGCCAAGACACGGCAGGACATGGGATACAGGGGCCGCACGTAA
- a CDS encoding type II toxin-antitoxin system HicA family toxin: MKYSEFRRWLLKQGVKLEPHKSGSSHFKATLGDRIASFPDHGTKEIGKGLVEKIKKDLGLK; this comes from the coding sequence ATGAAATACAGCGAGTTCAGGCGGTGGCTGCTGAAACAGGGCGTGAAGTTGGAACCCCACAAATCAGGTAGCAGCCACTTCAAAGCAACCCTTGGCGATCGGATAGCAAGCTTTCCAGACCACGGCACCAAAGAGATAGGTAAAGGGCTGGTAGAGAAGATCAAAAAGGATCTTGGACTGAAGTAA
- a CDS encoding type II toxin-antitoxin system HicB family antitoxin yields the protein MLTYCYTLTPDTNGTNLIQYPDLPEGASVSEDEHDLPANASEGLEAVLQMYIDARRPIPLPEAVGDGSVTLGALPTAKVFLSNEMVRQGVRKTELARRLGIHNPQVDRLLDLAHSSKLEAMEAAFQELGRRLDISVI from the coding sequence ATGTTGACCTACTGCTACACCCTGACGCCGGACACGAACGGCACGAACCTGATTCAGTATCCGGACCTGCCGGAAGGCGCATCCGTAAGCGAAGACGAGCACGACCTACCAGCCAACGCATCAGAAGGGCTTGAAGCCGTGCTACAGATGTACATCGACGCGCGCCGCCCTATCCCGCTGCCTGAAGCCGTGGGCGACGGCAGCGTGACGCTAGGCGCACTGCCTACCGCAAAGGTCTTTCTGTCAAACGAGATGGTGCGTCAAGGGGTGCGAAAAACCGAACTCGCGCGGCGACTCGGCATCCACAACCCCCAGGTTGACCGCCTTCTGGATCTGGCGCACAGTTCAAAGCTGGAAGCGATGGAGGCTGCGTTTCAAGAATTGGGTCGTCGCCTGGATATTTCTGTCATCTAA
- a CDS encoding response regulator, with translation MRVLIVDDDSDTAELTAECLMMDNDITVQIASNADAALRAVADFAPDTILLDVELRDGSGLDLAIDLKVLSRGRARIVIFSGSVPRSAVGSLPPGVDAWLAKPAHLAEIQACLTGKPDST, from the coding sequence ATGCGCGTACTTATCGTTGACGACGACTCAGACACCGCCGAACTGACGGCCGAATGCTTGATGATGGACAATGACATCACCGTCCAGATTGCCAGCAACGCAGACGCCGCGCTACGCGCGGTTGCCGACTTTGCACCGGATACGATTTTGCTAGATGTGGAGCTACGTGACGGTTCCGGGCTTGACTTGGCTATCGACCTAAAAGTATTAAGTCGCGGGCGTGCCCGCATTGTCATCTTCAGCGGTTCCGTGCCTAGATCCGCCGTAGGATCATTGCCACCAGGCGTAGACGCCTGGCTTGCAAAACCTGCGCACCTTGCGGAAATTCAAGCGTGTCTTACAGGAAAACCCGATTCCACCTGA
- a CDS encoding DNA adenine methylase, translated as MAKPIIPWLGGKRRLADKILPFFPKHSCYVEPFAGGGALLFARPEPAKVEVLNDINGDLVNLYRVVQHHLEEFVRQFKWALSSRQMFKWQKETRPETLTDIQRAARFYSLMQNCFSGKLEGMTFGTATTSPPGLNLLRLEETLSAAHLRLARIFIEHLPWLDCVKRYDRPHTLFYMDPPYWATAGYGVEFGLEQYAAMADAMRTMKGRALVSVNDHPEMRQAFAGFPMHVLDIRYTVAGGAGVPRRELLIQSWSGQ; from the coding sequence GTGGCAAAACCGATCATTCCCTGGCTGGGTGGCAAGCGCCGCCTGGCTGACAAGATTCTTCCCTTTTTCCCGAAACATTCCTGCTACGTCGAACCCTTCGCCGGGGGCGGGGCCCTGCTGTTTGCGAGGCCGGAACCAGCCAAGGTGGAGGTGCTGAATGACATCAACGGCGATCTGGTGAACCTGTACCGGGTGGTGCAGCATCATCTGGAAGAGTTTGTGCGCCAGTTCAAATGGGCGCTGTCCAGCCGCCAGATGTTCAAGTGGCAGAAAGAGACCCGGCCCGAAACGCTGACCGACATTCAGCGGGCGGCACGGTTCTACTCCCTCATGCAGAACTGCTTCAGCGGCAAGCTGGAGGGCATGACTTTCGGCACGGCGACAACTTCCCCTCCAGGCCTGAACCTGCTGCGCTTGGAAGAAACACTGTCAGCGGCGCATTTGCGCCTCGCGCGCATCTTCATCGAGCACTTGCCTTGGCTGGATTGCGTGAAGCGCTACGACCGGCCGCACACGCTCTTCTATATGGATCCGCCTTATTGGGCCACGGCTGGCTACGGCGTCGAGTTCGGGCTTGAGCAATATGCCGCGATGGCGGACGCCATGCGGACGATGAAAGGCCGCGCGCTGGTCAGCGTCAACGACCATCCCGAAATGCGGCAAGCGTTCGCCGGGTTTCCCATGCACGTCCTGGACATCCGATACACGGTGGCCGGGGGCGCTGGTGTGCCCAGGCGCGAACTGCTGATTCAGAGTTGGTCGGGCCAATAG